In a single window of the Rhodoligotrophos appendicifer genome:
- the hemA gene encoding 5-aminolevulinate synthase, with amino-acid sequence MVDYSAHFASAVSRLKGEGRYREFADLKRIRGRFPKAHCYSSDGMREVTIWCSNDYLGMGQHPKVIGAMHEAIDAAGAGSGGTRNISGTTRYHVELEAELANLHGKDAALLFNSGYMANEAALSTLARLLPNCVILSDELNHASMIEGIRQGRSDKQIFRHNDVADLDRRLRLLDPSRPKIVAFESVYSMDGDISPIAEICDVAKQHGALTYLDEVHAVGLYGPRGGGIAEREALLDRIDIFEGTLAKAFGLMGGYIAASAEIIDAIRCHAPGFIFTTSLAPVLAAGAVASIRHLKGSQEERRQHQRRARQLKAALRERGLPVMETPSHIVPVMVGDPSRCKQLTDQLMDEFAIYVQPINYPTVPRGTERLRLTPSPLHKDEDIAAVVVAIDMLWQRLALDRAA; translated from the coding sequence ATGGTCGATTACAGCGCCCATTTCGCATCCGCAGTGTCCCGTCTAAAAGGCGAGGGTCGTTATCGAGAATTCGCGGACCTCAAGCGCATCCGCGGCCGTTTCCCCAAAGCGCACTGCTACAGTTCGGACGGGATGCGCGAAGTCACCATCTGGTGCTCTAATGACTATCTCGGCATGGGCCAACATCCGAAAGTCATCGGGGCCATGCATGAAGCCATCGATGCCGCCGGAGCCGGCTCAGGCGGCACGCGCAACATCTCCGGCACCACGCGCTACCATGTGGAACTTGAAGCCGAGCTTGCGAATTTGCATGGCAAAGACGCCGCGTTGCTGTTCAATTCCGGCTATATGGCCAATGAGGCTGCACTGTCGACGCTCGCACGCCTGCTGCCGAACTGCGTCATCCTGTCGGATGAACTCAATCATGCTTCGATGATCGAAGGGATCCGCCAGGGGCGATCGGACAAGCAGATCTTTCGCCATAATGACGTGGCCGATCTGGACCGACGCCTGAGACTTCTCGACCCGTCCCGGCCCAAGATCGTGGCGTTCGAATCCGTCTATTCCATGGATGGCGACATCTCGCCCATCGCTGAGATCTGCGACGTCGCCAAGCAGCATGGGGCGCTGACCTATCTCGACGAAGTGCATGCGGTCGGCCTTTACGGGCCGCGGGGCGGCGGGATCGCGGAGCGCGAGGCATTGCTGGATCGGATCGACATCTTCGAGGGCACGCTGGCGAAGGCGTTCGGCCTGATGGGCGGCTATATCGCTGCCTCGGCCGAGATCATCGACGCCATTCGTTGTCATGCGCCGGGATTCATATTCACGACCTCACTGGCGCCGGTTCTCGCGGCCGGGGCCGTAGCGAGCATCCGGCATCTCAAGGGCTCGCAGGAGGAGCGCCGGCAGCATCAAAGGCGCGCTCGGCAGCTCAAGGCAGCGCTTAGAGAGCGCGGATTACCGGTGATGGAGACGCCGAGCCACATCGTGCCGGTGATGGTGGGCGATCCCTCCCGATGCAAGCAACTGACCGACCAGTTGATGGATGAGTTTGCGATCTATGTGCAACCGATCAACTATCCGACCGTACCGCGGGGCACGGAACGGCTCCGCCTGACGCCCTCGCCCCTGCATAAGGACGAAGACATCGCCGCAGTGGTCGTAGCTATCGACATGCTCTGGCAGCGGTTGGCTCTCGACCGCGCCGCCTGA
- the ldtR gene encoding transcriptional regulator LdtR has protein sequence MASEKVSPVDDGRQETIKRSYLESLTLIERLHRRLLDVVKDEFERTGEQDINAVQALLLFNIADNELTAGELRTRGHYLGSNVSYNLKKLVEAGYINHERSAADRRSVRVSLTPLGQDVRNRVDDLYNRHLGSLESVGGLSLDEFEKLNRALARLERFWLDQIRYRL, from the coding sequence ATGGCAAGCGAAAAGGTCTCCCCCGTCGATGACGGCCGACAGGAAACGATCAAGCGGAGCTATCTTGAATCGCTGACGCTGATCGAGCGGTTGCATCGGCGGCTTCTGGACGTGGTGAAAGATGAATTCGAGAGGACCGGGGAGCAGGACATCAACGCCGTCCAAGCGCTTCTCCTGTTCAATATCGCGGATAATGAACTCACCGCCGGGGAGCTCAGGACACGCGGGCACTATCTCGGCTCAAACGTCTCCTACAATCTGAAGAAGCTGGTCGAGGCCGGCTACATCAACCATGAACGCTCCGCGGCCGATCGGCGGTCGGTGCGCGTCAGCCTTACGCCCCTCGGCCAAGATGTGCGTAATCGGGTGGACGATCTCTATAACCGTCATCTCGGTTCGCTCGAGAGCGTCGGCGGCTTGTCGCTCGACGAGTTCGAGAAGCTGAACAGAGCGCTGGCCCGGCTGGAGAGGTTCTGGCTCGATCAGATTCGCTATCGCCTATGA
- the mmsB gene encoding 3-hydroxyisobutyrate dehydrogenase, which translates to MATIGFIGLGNMGGPMAANLVKAGHQVKGFDLMDAAKSKFVETGGTATGTAAEASAEVDVLVTMLPAGRHVRELYTGAGGLLETVAPKTLLIDCSTIDVATAREVAAAAAGQGLDMVDAPVSGGVGGAEAGTLTFMVGGEDQAFERARPILEAMGKTIVHAGGAGNGQAAKICNNMVLGISMIAVCEAFALAEKLGLDHQKLFDISSKASGQCWSLTTYCPVPGPVPTSPANRDYKAGFTAAMMLKDLRLAQEASREAGAATPLGKHAESLYAEFEEGGQGATDFSGIIKMLRAQG; encoded by the coding sequence ATGGCGACGATCGGTTTCATCGGCTTGGGAAACATGGGCGGGCCGATGGCGGCCAATCTCGTGAAAGCGGGCCATCAGGTCAAAGGGTTCGACCTGATGGACGCCGCAAAGAGCAAGTTCGTAGAGACAGGCGGTACGGCCACTGGAACAGCGGCTGAGGCCAGTGCCGAGGTGGATGTCCTCGTCACAATGTTGCCGGCTGGACGCCATGTACGCGAACTCTACACGGGAGCCGGCGGGCTTCTCGAGACTGTGGCGCCGAAGACTCTGCTCATCGACTGTTCAACCATCGATGTCGCGACGGCGCGAGAGGTGGCCGCCGCCGCCGCTGGTCAGGGGCTCGATATGGTGGATGCCCCAGTCTCGGGCGGTGTCGGCGGAGCGGAAGCCGGGACGCTGACCTTCATGGTTGGCGGGGAAGACCAGGCGTTCGAGCGCGCCAGGCCGATCCTCGAGGCAATGGGCAAGACGATCGTCCATGCCGGTGGCGCTGGTAACGGGCAAGCCGCAAAGATCTGCAACAACATGGTTCTGGGAATATCGATGATTGCGGTCTGCGAAGCTTTCGCGCTCGCCGAAAAGCTTGGGCTCGATCATCAGAAACTCTTCGACATCTCTTCCAAGGCGTCGGGACAATGTTGGTCGCTGACCACCTATTGCCCAGTGCCAGGGCCGGTGCCGACTTCACCGGCGAACCGGGACTACAAGGCCGGCTTTACGGCAGCGATGATGCTGAAGGATTTGCGGCTGGCCCAGGAAGCCTCGCGGGAGGCGGGGGCCGCGACCCCGCTGGGCAAGCATGCGGAGTCGCTCTATGCCGAGTTTGAAGAGGGCGGACAGGGGGCTACGGATTTCTCCGGCATCATCAAGATGCTGAGGGCGCAAGGGTAA
- a CDS encoding acyl-CoA dehydrogenase family protein gives MEFELSEEQRAFKDVAAAFAAEHIAPHAAEWDEHNIFPRDVLVKAAELGFGGLYVREDVGGSGLTRLDAAIIFEELAKACPSTAAFLSIHNMAAWMIDHFGAEDLRQRLLPKLTTMETIASYCLTEPSAGSDAASLRTKAVKAGNATYLVTGGKAFISGGGASDLYVTMVRTGSEGASGISCLAIDKETPGLSFGAQEKKLGWHSQPTSAVLFDAAAVPAENLIGNEGQGFAIAMAGLDGGRLNIGACSLGAAQACLDKAITYLNDRKQFGKPLAEFQALQFRIADMATELEAARLLLHKAAVKVTDKAPDATLYAAMAKRKATDVGFTVVNEALQLHGGYGYLRDFGIERYLRDVRVHQILEGTNEIMRLVISRKLLKG, from the coding sequence ATGGAGTTCGAGCTGAGCGAGGAACAGCGCGCGTTCAAGGACGTCGCTGCCGCATTTGCCGCCGAACATATCGCGCCCCACGCCGCCGAATGGGACGAGCATAACATCTTTCCCCGCGACGTCCTTGTGAAAGCCGCCGAGCTCGGCTTCGGCGGACTCTATGTCCGCGAGGATGTGGGCGGCTCGGGGCTCACGCGACTCGACGCAGCCATCATCTTCGAAGAGCTGGCGAAGGCGTGTCCATCGACGGCCGCCTTTCTCTCAATTCACAACATGGCCGCCTGGATGATCGATCATTTCGGGGCCGAAGATTTGCGCCAACGGCTGCTGCCAAAGCTTACAACCATGGAGACAATCGCCAGCTACTGCCTGACGGAGCCGAGTGCCGGATCTGATGCAGCCTCGCTCCGTACCAAGGCGGTGAAGGCGGGAAATGCCACCTATTTGGTGACCGGCGGCAAAGCCTTCATCTCTGGAGGCGGAGCTTCCGATCTCTACGTCACCATGGTGCGAACGGGCAGTGAAGGGGCATCCGGCATTTCGTGCCTGGCGATCGACAAGGAGACCCCGGGACTGAGCTTCGGGGCGCAGGAGAAGAAGCTCGGCTGGCACAGCCAGCCCACTTCGGCGGTGTTGTTCGATGCGGCCGCGGTGCCCGCGGAAAACCTCATCGGCAATGAAGGCCAGGGCTTCGCCATCGCCATGGCCGGACTCGACGGGGGGCGTCTCAATATCGGCGCCTGTTCACTCGGGGCAGCGCAAGCCTGTCTGGATAAGGCGATCACCTATCTCAACGACCGCAAGCAGTTCGGCAAGCCTTTGGCCGAGTTCCAGGCGCTGCAGTTTCGAATTGCCGATATGGCGACGGAGCTGGAAGCAGCACGGCTCCTGCTCCACAAGGCTGCAGTGAAAGTCACGGACAAGGCGCCGGATGCGACGCTTTATGCCGCAATGGCCAAGCGCAAGGCCACGGATGTGGGCTTCACCGTGGTGAACGAGGCGCTGCAGCTGCATGGAGGCTATGGCTATCTCAGGGATTTCGGCATCGAACGGTATCTCAGGGACGTGCGGGTGCACCAGATCCTCGAAGGTACCAATGAAATCATGCGGCTGGTCATCTCGCGCAAACTGCTCAAAGGATAG
- a CDS encoding enoyl-CoA hydratase/isomerase family protein encodes MTEEVLFERRGRAGLITLNRPQALNALTLGMVRAIRPQLETWAEDDAVSVVVIQGAGEKAFCAGGDIRALWEWGRARDRTFFDFYGEEYQLNALIKHYPKPYVALIDGITMGGGVGLSLHGSHRVATERLLFAMPETGIGFFPDVGGTYFLPRLPGMTGMYLGLAGARVKAEDAMALGLATHLVDSAAIASLIERLAETADVDGTLAQLARPIGSAPIEAERPRIDRHFSGADVETIFESLDRDGGEWEARVLKGLQSKSPTSLKVTHRQLREGARLDFDDCMRLEYRLVHGIFDSEDFYEGVRAVIVDKDQAPKWRPARLEAVSDSHVGRYFAQVPDELVL; translated from the coding sequence GTGACGGAAGAGGTTTTGTTCGAACGGCGCGGGCGCGCAGGGCTGATCACACTGAACCGGCCGCAGGCGCTGAACGCGCTGACCCTTGGCATGGTGCGCGCAATCCGGCCGCAGCTGGAGACCTGGGCCGAAGACGACGCCGTCAGCGTAGTGGTGATTCAAGGGGCGGGAGAGAAGGCGTTCTGCGCGGGTGGGGACATCCGGGCGCTGTGGGAATGGGGTCGCGCCAGGGACAGGACCTTCTTCGATTTCTACGGTGAAGAGTATCAGCTCAATGCCCTGATCAAGCACTATCCCAAGCCCTATGTGGCGCTGATCGACGGGATCACCATGGGCGGCGGGGTCGGACTGTCCCTGCATGGGAGCCACCGGGTCGCAACGGAGCGGCTGCTGTTTGCCATGCCGGAGACGGGTATTGGCTTCTTCCCGGATGTGGGAGGCACCTATTTCCTTCCGCGGCTGCCCGGCATGACGGGCATGTATCTCGGCCTCGCCGGCGCGCGGGTGAAGGCGGAGGATGCCATGGCGCTTGGACTCGCCACGCATCTGGTCGATTCGGCTGCAATAGCGAGCCTGATCGAACGCCTGGCAGAGACAGCAGATGTGGACGGGACTCTGGCCCAGCTCGCACGACCGATCGGATCGGCGCCCATCGAGGCGGAGCGCCCGCGGATCGACCGGCACTTCTCCGGAGCCGATGTGGAGACAATCTTCGAGAGCCTGGATCGCGACGGTGGCGAATGGGAGGCGCGGGTGCTGAAGGGGCTTCAGTCGAAATCGCCGACGAGCCTCAAGGTCACGCATCGGCAGCTCCGGGAAGGAGCCCGTCTCGATTTCGACGATTGCATGAGGCTCGAATATCGACTGGTGCATGGGATCTTCGACAGCGAGGACTTCTACGAGGGCGTGCGGGCCGTGATCGTCGACAAGGACCAGGCGCCGAAATGGCGCCCCGCGCGTCTGGAGGCTGTTTCGGACAGCCATGTGGGACGGTATTTCGCTCAAGTCCCAGATGAATTAGTGCTCTGA
- a CDS encoding L,D-transpeptidase family protein has protein sequence MPAASVFLRRFTVSGLLSVSVVAASAFMVGGLMGAASEAQADTAKRNFSSWNNVQQTAPTITYVAQGMNLPPMLNSMSEQLLQDAISRYEIIASRGGWPMIPGGQRLSKGGQGELVGLLRQRLAIEGYSAQGGAEPYRFDAGLQSAVVTFQKNHGLAATGVVDQETINALNVPVEGRLVTMRANLPRMREYAKGLTDRYITINIPATQLETVENGMVYSVHNVVAGMTDRPSPVVLSRVSDITFNPYWIAPASIVKKDIIPKAQKDPGFLIEQRIRIHDGLGGPEIDPMSIDWNTLNPERYVFRQDPGDDNAMATVKIHFPNKYAVYMHDTPTRSLFSSNERYFSSGCVRIDQVHIVTEWLLRPESGWGRSRIEQVIASGENTKVDFTQTVAVRMVYMTAWATPEGYVNFRPDIYQLDGIGFVSGQPEPLGKVAEAPPQQQSAAYGQPAPIAVSAPGQAPVGGARDAWRRESSSNRQINQYSQ, from the coding sequence ATGCCGGCAGCTTCCGTTTTTCTTCGCCGTTTCACCGTATCTGGTTTGTTGAGCGTGAGCGTCGTCGCAGCGTCCGCCTTCATGGTCGGGGGGCTCATGGGCGCCGCGTCGGAGGCGCAAGCGGACACGGCCAAACGGAATTTCTCCTCCTGGAACAATGTTCAGCAGACTGCGCCGACCATCACCTATGTGGCGCAGGGAATGAACCTGCCGCCCATGCTGAATTCGATGAGTGAACAATTGCTGCAGGATGCGATCTCGCGTTACGAAATCATTGCATCGCGCGGCGGATGGCCGATGATCCCCGGCGGGCAGCGGCTGAGCAAGGGCGGGCAAGGCGAACTCGTCGGCTTGCTCCGGCAGCGCCTGGCGATCGAGGGCTACAGTGCCCAAGGTGGTGCGGAGCCGTATCGCTTCGATGCCGGGCTGCAGTCTGCAGTCGTGACTTTTCAAAAGAATCATGGGCTGGCGGCGACGGGCGTGGTCGACCAGGAGACCATCAATGCACTGAATGTGCCCGTCGAGGGCCGTCTCGTCACCATGCGCGCCAACCTGCCCCGCATGCGTGAATATGCAAAGGGCCTGACGGATCGCTACATCACGATCAACATTCCGGCCACGCAGCTCGAAACCGTGGAAAACGGAATGGTCTATTCGGTGCATAATGTTGTTGCCGGCATGACCGACCGGCCGAGCCCGGTGGTTCTGAGCCGGGTGAGCGACATTACCTTCAATCCGTACTGGATCGCGCCGGCGAGCATCGTCAAGAAGGACATCATCCCGAAGGCGCAGAAAGATCCTGGCTTCCTCATTGAGCAGAGGATCCGGATCCATGACGGCCTGGGGGGCCCGGAAATCGACCCAATGAGCATCGACTGGAACACGCTCAATCCCGAGCGCTACGTGTTCCGTCAGGATCCGGGCGACGACAATGCAATGGCGACGGTCAAGATCCATTTCCCGAACAAATACGCCGTCTACATGCATGATACACCGACGCGGAGCCTGTTCTCGTCCAACGAACGGTATTTCAGCTCAGGCTGCGTGCGCATCGACCAAGTCCACATCGTGACCGAATGGCTGTTGCGCCCAGAGTCAGGCTGGGGCCGGTCGCGTATCGAGCAGGTGATCGCCAGCGGCGAAAACACCAAGGTCGACTTCACTCAGACGGTAGCCGTGCGCATGGTTTACATGACCGCGTGGGCGACGCCTGAGGGTTACGTCAATTTCCGTCCCGACATCTATCAGCTGGACGGTATCGGCTTTGTCAGCGGACAGCCAGAGCCCCTGGGCAAGGTTGCCGAGGCCCCGCCGCAGCAGCAATCGGCCGCTTATGGACAGCCGGCACCGATCGCCGTTTCCGCGCCAGGTCAGGCGCCGGTGGGCGGTGCGCGCGACGCCTGGCGCCGCGAAAGCTCGTCGAACCGCCAGATCAATCAATATTCGCAGTAA
- a CDS encoding extensin family protein, producing the protein MQESLIRQTLHLRLLHFSALIAATALIGSSQLQAQEAARPSRSAASTGVTLPWPLDILKGPQAKPAAKAKPKRVQRKKPSTVTSPNATVVEAIPTPRPKPPDDHTLDEDDAETGVEAEVAGANDPGPEDVVDLRAPVIPVPRPRPSDTAEANDSEPTETSPSDSAARPQAAADNTLAAALGPVDAGDLPTFSPAPLPMSKSAALPAPAPVPQPPSKKPAADAPVDAARDLLPIEQASLSRIVVPRPKPEAGATDDTVAPPAEPPPPKVWAADDVSAAETECATLLKGLDIAYTPQPPLGGPGQCGTPYPLEVTAIAGVAIKPAAIMNCKLAAATHRWLVEFVQPAAAKSMGEPVKAIGNASSYVCRRRYGASTGKMSEHAIAGALDVGAFILSSGKSIGVMSDEAIVKAEFSAGDPTNLLAAARAGACKTFFTVLGPGSNAAHATHFHLDLARGGRYLICE; encoded by the coding sequence GTGCAGGAGAGCTTGATTCGCCAGACACTTCATCTTCGCCTGTTGCACTTCTCTGCGCTGATCGCGGCGACGGCGCTGATCGGTTCATCCCAACTTCAGGCTCAGGAGGCGGCCCGTCCGAGCCGCAGTGCCGCCTCGACGGGCGTGACCCTCCCTTGGCCGCTTGACATCCTCAAGGGTCCCCAGGCAAAGCCCGCAGCCAAGGCAAAGCCGAAGCGCGTCCAGCGCAAGAAGCCGTCCACCGTCACCTCCCCCAATGCGACGGTCGTGGAGGCGATCCCCACACCCCGACCAAAGCCGCCGGATGATCACACCCTCGACGAGGATGATGCGGAGACTGGCGTGGAGGCGGAAGTTGCCGGCGCGAATGATCCCGGCCCTGAAGATGTTGTGGACCTGCGAGCACCGGTGATCCCTGTGCCACGCCCGCGTCCCTCGGACACCGCTGAAGCAAACGATTCCGAACCGACTGAGACGTCGCCGTCCGATTCTGCGGCGCGCCCCCAAGCAGCAGCCGACAACACCTTGGCTGCGGCGTTGGGCCCCGTCGATGCCGGCGACCTGCCGACCTTCTCACCAGCCCCTTTGCCGATGTCGAAATCCGCTGCCCTTCCCGCCCCAGCTCCCGTCCCACAACCTCCTTCGAAAAAACCTGCAGCCGACGCACCCGTCGATGCGGCGCGCGATCTTCTGCCTATTGAGCAGGCTTCACTCAGCCGTATCGTCGTCCCACGGCCCAAGCCCGAGGCCGGTGCGACGGACGACACAGTCGCACCGCCGGCTGAGCCTCCACCGCCCAAGGTCTGGGCGGCAGACGACGTCAGTGCTGCCGAGACGGAATGCGCGACCCTTCTCAAGGGCCTCGACATCGCCTACACACCGCAGCCGCCCTTGGGTGGCCCGGGCCAGTGCGGTACGCCTTATCCGCTTGAGGTCACAGCCATCGCAGGAGTAGCGATCAAGCCCGCCGCGATCATGAACTGCAAATTGGCCGCCGCCACCCATCGCTGGCTGGTCGAGTTCGTCCAGCCGGCTGCTGCAAAGTCCATGGGTGAGCCGGTCAAGGCCATTGGCAATGCCAGCTCCTATGTCTGCCGCAGACGCTACGGTGCCTCGACGGGGAAGATGAGCGAGCATGCCATTGCCGGTGCTCTTGATGTGGGCGCCTTCATCCTCTCTTCCGGCAAGTCGATCGGCGTCATGTCCGACGAGGCCATCGTCAAGGCCGAATTCTCCGCCGGCGATCCGACGAATCTCCTGGCCGCTGCGCGCGCTGGCGCCTGCAAGACCTTCTTCACTGTACTCGGTCCCGGCTCCAATGCCGCTCACGCCACACACTTCCATTTGGATCTTGCCCGCGGCGGTCGTTACCTCATCTGTGAATAA
- the hemB gene encoding porphobilinogen synthase, with product MPTPGFPATRMRRNRKADWTRRLVREQTLTTDDLIWPIFVADGQDREESVASMPGVLRMTVDRALRAAETAANLGIPVIALFPYTDPSLRTADGREALNPENLVCKAVRAIKREIPEIGILCDVALDPYTSHGHDGLVEGYEILNDETVEVLIGQTLVQAEAGCDIIAPSDMMDGRIGAIRASLESAGHQNVQIMAYAAKFASGYYGPFRDAVGSTGALKGDKRTYQMDPANADEALREVALDLAEGADMVMVKPGMPYLDIVHRVKATFGVPTFAYQVSGEYAMLKAACDNGWLDPERVVLETLMAFKRAGADGILTYFALDAARRLKARA from the coding sequence ATGCCAACCCCCGGCTTTCCCGCGACTCGCATGCGTCGCAACCGCAAGGCCGACTGGACCCGTCGTCTGGTGCGCGAGCAGACCCTCACCACCGACGACCTGATTTGGCCGATCTTCGTAGCCGACGGTCAGGACCGAGAGGAGTCGGTGGCGTCCATGCCAGGCGTCCTGCGCATGACCGTCGATCGGGCATTGCGGGCGGCCGAGACCGCAGCCAATCTCGGAATCCCGGTGATTGCGCTCTTCCCTTATACGGATCCCTCTCTGCGCACCGCCGATGGCCGCGAAGCCCTCAATCCGGAAAATCTCGTCTGCAAGGCGGTGCGCGCCATCAAGCGCGAGATCCCCGAGATCGGCATCCTTTGCGACGTGGCCCTCGATCCCTACACCAGCCACGGCCATGACGGGCTCGTCGAGGGATATGAGATCCTCAATGACGAGACGGTGGAGGTTTTGATCGGCCAGACTCTGGTCCAGGCCGAGGCCGGCTGCGATATCATCGCCCCCTCCGACATGATGGACGGCCGTATTGGGGCGATCCGCGCCAGCCTCGAATCCGCAGGCCACCAGAATGTTCAGATCATGGCCTATGCTGCAAAATTCGCCTCGGGCTATTATGGCCCCTTCCGTGACGCCGTCGGTTCCACCGGCGCCCTCAAGGGGGACAAGCGTACCTATCAGATGGATCCTGCCAACGCCGATGAAGCGTTGCGCGAAGTCGCCCTGGACCTTGCGGAAGGGGCCGACATGGTCATGGTCAAACCGGGCATGCCCTATCTCGACATCGTCCACCGCGTGAAGGCGACCTTCGGCGTACCGACCTTCGCCTATCAAGTGTCTGGCGAGTATGCGATGCTGAAGGCAGCCTGCGACAATGGCTGGCTGGATCCCGAACGGGTAGTTCTGGAGACCCTCATGGCCTTCAAGAGGGCTGGTGCAGACGGTATCCTCACCTATTTCGCCCTCGATGCGGCGCGCCGGCTCAAGGCGAGAGCCTGA